One Gammaproteobacteria bacterium genomic window carries:
- a CDS encoding cytochrome P450, whose protein sequence is MSPKRQRRVRSEPPAFDPKRDNACVTSSFRHGIHMCIGAPNATTTPAIRQAVRHATGTDDVPVCRFGVSHAKIRSVLPQRTGSSRAGSDFARPLCGLAVAFSATA, encoded by the coding sequence ATGTCGCCGAAGCGGCAGCGGCGCGTGCGCAGCGAGCCGCCGGCCTTCGATCCCAAGCGCGACAACGCGTGCGTTACCTCCAGCTTCCGCCACGGCATTCACATGTGCATCGGCGCGCCGAATGCCACCACGACGCCGGCGATCCGCCAAGCGGTTCGACACGCGACCGGCACCGATGATGTGCCGGTGTGCCGCTTTGGCGTGAGCCACGCGAAGATTCGCAGTGTCCTTCCCCAGCGCACTGGATCAAGCCGCGCCGGTTCGGATTTCGCACGACCCTTGTGTGGCCTTGCTGTTGCCTTTAGCGCGACAGCATGA